The following coding sequences lie in one Arachis hypogaea cultivar Tifrunner chromosome 4, arahy.Tifrunner.gnm2.J5K5, whole genome shotgun sequence genomic window:
- the LOC112796511 gene encoding protein TRIGALACTOSYLDIACYLGLYCEROL 4, chloroplastic: MRKLRWVMDGGGFWDLDVSTPKTLEGSACPVSGNPLPLGLSRGPRLSRPKQVDFMQRFMFAPFVPSFAKPNGLSLQRVLSLPLNDDWVVYLLGQFHLQKFISFVKRSEEKPSQVSSWFKTIGRQLQQKSLYALGLFSEFQLTSDDILHLALDYDDNPRGKAILRHKFPSHELTVEAVSPGLFVDKSGNYWDVPFSMAIDFASLSTSDSSMSYHLSAHYNSGSPEPFDRIQNQIGGPPRNILPGLALKSSISFRNKVDIWKSEAPKLKLVQPYDLFISNPNVSASWNIGAAATTGFGESAERALANEDPIGFFIDNPDGLNASFLADTFASASLTAQLGNFQKRYLDLTRFQAQLNIPSGTKFFYGARNLAREYFQSRKPSLDDFQAVCPNATLSFQQQIFGPLSFRVDSGVTIDLKDPNIVKAKDSVIAIEYALQVLLSAKAVAWYCPQRQEFMAELRFYEK; encoded by the exons ATGAGGAAGTTGAGATGGGTAATGGATGGAGGAGGCTTTTGGGACCTTGATGTCTCAACTCCAAAGACCCTCGAGGGTTCGGCCTGCCCTGTTTCTGGGAATCCTCTACCCTTGGGCCTTTCCAGGGGGCCCAGGCTTTCCAGGCCTAAGCAGGTTGACTTCATGCAGCGCTTCATGTTCGCTCCGTTTGTTCCTTCCTTCGCCAAACCAAATGGACTCTCCCTCCAGCGAGTCCTCTCCCTCCCACTCAACGATGACTG GGTTGTATATCTTCTTGGTCAATTCCATTTGCAAAAATTCATTTCATTTGTTAAAAGAAGTGAGGAAAAGCCATCTCAAGTTTCGTCTTGGTTTAAAACCATTGGGAGACAGCTGCAGCAGAAATCATTATATGCACTGGGCTTGTTTTCAGAGTTCCAGTTAACATCGGATGATATCTTACATTTGGCCTTAGACTATGATGATAATCCAAGAGGGAAAGCAATTCTTCGTCACAAG TTTCCTAGTCATGAACTCACAGTGGAGGCAGTTTCTCCTGGTCTTTTTGTTGACAAGTCTGGTAATTATTGGGATGTTCCATTTTCAATGGCGATCGACTTTGCTTCTCTATCAACCAGCGATTCTTCTATGAGTTATCATTTATCTGCGCACTATAACTCTGGGTCACCTGAGCCCTTTGACAGGATCCAAAATCAAATTGGCGGACCACCACGAAACATACTTCCAGGTTTAGCCCTCAAAAGTTCCATATCTTTCAGGAACAAGGTTGATATTTGGAAAAGTGAAGCTCCTAAGTTGAAATTGGTGCAACCATATGACTTGTTCATTTCTAATCCTAATGTGTCTGCATCATGGAATATCG GTGCTGCTGCTACAACTGGTTTTGGAGAGAGCGCAGAAAGAGCACTGGCAAATGAAGATCCCATAGGTTTTTTTATTGATAATCCTGATGGGCTTAATGCTTCGTTTCTAGCGGATACATTTGCATCTGCTTCTCTTACAGCCCAACTTGGAAACTTCCAAAAGCGTTATCTAGATCTTACGCGATTTCAGGCCCAGCTGAATATACCTTCAGGTACCAAATTCTTTTATGGTGCGAGAAATCTAGCACGAGAATATTTCCAATCCAGAAAGCCCAGCTTGGATGATTTTCAGGCAGTTTGCCCCAATGCCACCTTATCTTTTCAACAGCAG ATTTTTGGGCCATTGAGTTTTAGAGTTGATTCAGGAGTAACAATTGATTTGAAGGACCCTAACATTGTAAAAGCAAAGGATTCAGTAATAGCAATTGAGTATGCATTGCAAGTACTTCTTTCAGCAAAAGCAGTTGCATGGTATTGTCCCCAGCGCCAAGAGTTTATGGCAGAACTTCGCTTTTATGAGAAATAA